A genome region from Anastrepha ludens isolate Willacy chromosome 3, idAnaLude1.1, whole genome shotgun sequence includes the following:
- the LOC128859140 gene encoding uncharacterized protein LOC128859140 has protein sequence MLKHASNAGGGGGPANGQLRNNPSNTNATVASNRSIHLRPQQPLNISTLSATQNALQTSSTSAIANGGQRIPTLLNIASTPISGGTTNTNAVTPLSPSAANTTTTTTPVTPLTPNGIANNLHTYTNQHILACSNNNNNNNNTHNTATSAVNNNTHNNNHNYSNCHNITTGVLINQSKHGPGPREALTSLGLLCLVSLLLALLSLIFLLKISPNAREDALTRSSAEDFVIVYDVTLALCALSLSLNLCCLLVCAIQFLFAVKLVRSPMFDGRDNKYLEKSSASRTCAVGGFFISIPIFLTGIILYTFNHFHSTPAIITSVLIGIGIVFCGGAMVHNVFIWQKEKTISYRSPPLNMSMMSHIGPITPPTQFLSPHHTHHFMNYAPQMHAHTHSTHAQPQTQLGVASTGLHPTSVTPVSPNHSHGSFNALLSAGALNSSFLMRPSTATPPTPKPLPTQLANGGGCLTLSAREASGSVSPGIPGALDMSNITSPSLHELSTLV, from the exons ATGTTAAAGCACGCCTCGAACGCCGGTGGTGGGGGAGGACCAGCCAATGGTCAACTGCGTAACAATCCAAGCAACACCAACGCTACGGTTGCCTCCAATCGCAGCATACACCTGCGACCCCAACAACCACTCAACATATCCACGTTGAGTGCCACGCAGAATGCCTTACAAACGTCCAGCACTTCGGCGATAGCGAACGGAGGTCAACGCATACCCACCCTATTAAATATCGCTTCAACGCCAATTTCGGGTGGCACAACGAACACCAATGCAGTGACACCGTTATCACCGAGCGCGGCGAATACGACGACTACAACGACACCCGTTACACCACTCACACCGAATGGCATTGCCAATAATTTGCACACATACACCAATCAGCATATTTTGgcctgcagcaacaacaacaataataataataatactcatAACACCGCTACCAGCGCAGTAAATAATAATACACATAACAATAACCATAATTACAGCAACTGTCATAATATAACGACCGGTGTGTtgataaatcaatcaaaacatgGGCCTGGTCCGAGAGAGGCGCTAACCAGCTTGGGACTATTGTGCTTAg TTTCCCTTCTATTGGCTTTACTGTCGCTGATTTTTCTGCTGAAAATTTCTCCAAACGCCCGTGAAGATGCTCTGACGCGCAGCTCAGCCGAAGATTTTGTAATTGTCTATGATGTGACATTGGCGCTCTGTGCACTTTCGCTGTCGCTAAATCTCTGTTGTCTGCTGGTGTGTGCGATACAGTTTCTGTTCGCTGTGAAATTGGTGCGGTCTCCTATGTTCGATGGCAG AGACAACAAATACTTGGAGAAATCAAGCGCTAGTCGCACTTGTGCTGTTGGCGGTTTCTTCATATCCATACCAATTTTTCTCACCG GAATTATTCTTTACACTTTCAACCATTTTCACTCCACACCTGCCATTATAACCAGCGTATTAATCGGCATTGGCATTGTCTTCTGTGGTGGCGCAATGGTgcataatgtttttatttggcaGAAGGAGAAAACGATTAGTTATCGCAGTCCGCCACTAAATATGTCAATGATGTCGCATATTGGGCCCATAACACCGCCAACGCAATTTCTCAGTCCTCATCATACACACCACTTCATGAACTATGCACCGCAAATGCATGCACACACGCACAGTACGCATGCACAACCGCAAACACAATTGGGCGTGGCATCGACGGGACTACATCCGACTTCTGTGACGCCGGTCTCACCGAATCATTCACACGGCAGCTTCAATGCGCTGCTCTCAGCTGGTGCTCTAAATTCGTCATTTCTAATGCGTCCATCGACGGCGACACCGCCCACACCAAAGCCGCTGCCAACGCAATTAGCCAACGGTGGTGGTTGTTTGACGCTAAGCGCACGTGAAGCCAGCGGCTCCGTCAGTCCAGGCATACCGGGTGCGCTCGACATGAGCAACATAACGAGCCCATCGCTGCATGAGTTATCGACATTGGTGTAG
- the LOC128859143 gene encoding exportin-5, whose translation MTQSGNVAALGEELSQAIELIMRPDTAQQSRMEAYMACERFKEESPLCAQVGLYLASGQQFGQNVKHFGLQLMEYTIKFKWNSISHEEKLFIKENAMKLIHFGVGPAEDASLAHLKDALSRIIVEMIKREWPQQWTTLLSELSEACNKGEPQTELVLLVFLRLVEDVALLQTIESNQRRKDMYQALNNNMNDIFEFFQRLIELHVTSFREATAHGNFQKANAHGRVVEVVLLTLTGFVEWVSMNHITSNNCKLLQILCILLNDKAFQCNAAECLSQITNRKGQVKERKPLLMLFGEDPMRYIFTASQMLPDAAVAGALEQNHNFLKKLLNMLSGLGQQIVILWGKEDGSIQRPQHFEIFLECLLLLARHPSLTVAHDASLIWNMLLKHDGISKDATVVPYIPKLIHVIAPRIIKTQYPSTRSLPTSVSTAAYICLEYDSEEEFAVFYYRCRTDFLEVFRQSTLVQPIVTFTYCEQWLNARLAKAHTERDNVNCSVHDPVYMEWEALVCVIDGVLSRILLVSERPSVQSGLRLLEECLKIETSNPLLLSILLSCISALFVFLSMSSCQITPNNCVAMSGVALLPRVLERIFEALVFRDPTEPSTLTTRAQATKNLRRHAASLMVKLGHKYPLLLLPVFDQIDTHVKVLLDDPRHALGKMERTTLQEALMLISNHFCDYERQTAFIANIMKSTLGHWSTFVEVFKSAYTFIQFVGLDKPAVTAFQSDPLCINRGILLDSLNVVLAVIKRCTWPDDPDRASRGGFVVGFTELGNPICRNPATPHIIPLLPHILALMRVLNELYRPQAKALLSEDFRNVYTMLEHEKKTLLGVCTPPADPLDPTVKTVTSTVDRMQQFMSLLYEGCYHMMGSAGPTLGRDLYQLQGISDALINTVFASLEDVPDYRLRPIVRVFFKPFVYSCPPAFYDTVLVPIFAHFAPFMCYHLVQRWTYISSLYESGQLNEESNDTQEVLEDMLNRSLTREYLDVLKIALVGFGTDNVHAAANVTDVAMEPEEHSMDGTTHSRAAQSALLSDIISDLGAKLLRNDATGSHILMTLMAALSWQDSACSMKAVNVVAPVMRFLATNEIQLMDQHKAMTAFHAVLQGLQVHGMHEANQAGLITLGVQFYELLRPKFPILSDVLRNIPNVSGADVHKFDEKVSVAPLKGNKVDKAKKDIFKKMTARLVGRSVNQMFCRQIEILNLPPMQAHAPKPHTDIVGITENAGLTQLFRTEK comes from the coding sequence ATGACACAAAGTGGAAATGTAGCCGCGCTCGGAGAAGAGCTTTCACAGGCAATTGAATTAATTATGCGTCCAGATACAGCCCAGCAGTCGCGCATGGAAGCCTACATGGCTTGCGAACGATTTAAGGAGGAATCACCGTTATGTGCACAAGTTGGCCTTTACTTAGCCAGCGGTCAACAATTCGGCCAAAATGTCAAGCATTTTGGCTTACAACTAATGGAATacacaattaaatttaaatggaaTAGTATTTCACATGaggaaaagcttttcataaaagaaaacgctatgaaacttattcattttggtgttgGTCCGGCCGAAGATGCAAGCTTGGCACACCTAAAGGACGCTTTATCGCGCATAATTGTGGAAATGATCAAACGCGAATGGCCACAGCAGTGGACGACTTTGCTATCTGAGTTATCTGAAGCTTGCAATAAAGGCGAACCACagacggagctggtgctattggTTTTTCTACGCCTCGTCGAGGATGTGGCATTGCTTCAGACCATAGAATCAAACCAGCGACGCAAGGACATGTATCAGGCGCTTAACAACAATATGAAcgacatatttgaatttttccaacgaCTTATCGAGCTGCATGTTACATCCTTTCGTGAGGCCACTGCGCACGGAAACTTTCAGAAAGCGAATGCACACGGCCGCGTTGTAGAAGTGGTGTTATTAACACTAACTGGATTCGTGGAATGGGTATCAATGAACCACATCACCTCCAATAACTGCAAGTTGCTACAAATTCTTTGCATTTTGTTGAACGACAAAGCATTCCAATGCAACGCAGCTGAGTGTCTCTCACAGATTACCAATCGAAAGGGCCAGGTGAAGGAGCGTAAACCGTTGCTGATGTTGTTCGGCGAAGATCCGATGCGTTATATCTTTACGGCCAGCCAAATGTTGCCAGATGCAGCCGTCGCTGGCGCCTTAGAGCAAAACCATAATTTTCTTAAGAAGCTTCTGAATATGCTGAGCGGTTTGGGTCAACAAATCGTAATACTATGGGGTAAAGAAGATGGCAGCATACAGCGGCCACAgcactttgaaatatttctagAATGTTTACTTCTGCTCGCACGCCACCCCTCGTTGACGGTGGCGCATGATGCATCGCTAATCTGGAATATGCTACTCAAACATGATGGCATTTCCAAGGATGCAACTGTGGTCCCATACATTCCGAAACTGATACACGTTATCGCGCCGCGCATCATTAAAACCCAGTATCCCAGCACGCGCTCATTACCCACCTCAGTGTCGACGGCCGCATATATCTGCTTAGAATACGACAGTGAGGAGGAATTTGCGGTGTTCTACTACCGCTGCCGCACTGATTTTTTGGAGGTATTTCGCCAGTCAACCCTCGTTCAGCCTATCGTTACGTTCACGTATTGCGAACAGTGGCTCAACGCTCGTCTGGCCAAAGCACATACCGAACGCGATAATGTTAATTGTTCTGTACATGATCCCGTTTATATGGAATGGGAAGCTTTGGTTTGCGTTATCGATGGAGTTCTTAGTCGTATACTCTTGGTGTCAGAACGGCCATCGGTGCAATCAGGACTGCGTTTGCTGGAAGAGTGCTTGAAAATTGAGACTAGTAATCCGCTCTTACTCTCCATATTGTTGTCCTGCATTTCGGCTCTTTTTGTGTTCCTCAGTATGTCTTCATGTCAGATAACACCGAATAATTGCGTAGCTATGAGCGGCGTAGCATTGCTGCCACGAGTGTTGGAGCGTATTTTCGAAGCACTTGTATTTCGGGATCCCACCGAGCCAAGCACTTTAACAACGCGCGCACAAGCCACAAAAAATTTGCGTCGTCACGCCGCTTCCCTCATGGTTAAACTGGGTCATAAGTATCCACTGTTACTGCTACCAGTTTTCGATCAGATTGACACACATGTGAAGGTCCTGCTCGATGATCCGCGGCATGCATTAGGCAAAATGGAACGCACTACACTACAGGAGGCTCTAATGTTAATATCGAATCATTTTTGTGATTATGAACGGCAGACTGCTTTCATTGCAAACATTATGAAGAGCACGCTTGGGCATTGGTCTACTTTTGTGGAGGTGTTCAAATCGGCATATACCTTTATACAGTTCGTGGGGCTCGATAAACCGGCGGTAACTGCATTTCAATCAGATCCACTCTGCATAAATCGTGGTATTTTGTTGGACTCACTAAACGTGGTGCTAGCTGTTATTAAACGTTGCACATGGCCTGATGATCCGGATCGTGCATCCCGCGGCGGATTCGTTGTAGGCTTCACCGAGCTCGGCAACCCCATTTGCCGCAATCCAGCCACACCACATATAATTCCCCTGCTGCCACATATACTTGCATTAATGCGCGTGCTCAACGAGCTCTACCGCCCTCAAGCGAAGGCTTTGCTCTCAGAGGATTTTCGTAATGTATACACCATGTTAGAGCACGAGAAAAAGACTTTGCTGGGCGTGTGCACACCACCAGCTGACCCACTTGACCCAACTGTCAAAACGGTGACAAGTACTGTGGACCGCATGCAGCAGTTCATGTCATTGTTATACGAAGGCTGCTACCACATGATGGGCTCTGCGGGACCAACTCTAGGACGCGATCTCTATCAGTTGCAAGGTATTTCTGACGCGTTAATCAATACCGTTTTCGCTTCACTAGAAGATGTACCAGATTATCGACTGCGCCCCATCGTGCGTGTTTTCTTCAAACCGTTTGTATATTCTTGCCCGCCCGCCTTCTACGATACGGTACTGGTGCCGATATTTGCACACTTTGCTCCTTTCATGTGCTATCATCTGGTTCAACGTTGGACATATATATCGTCGTTATATGAATCGGGTCAGTTGAACGAGGAGTCGAATGATACGCAAGAGGTGCTGGAGGATATGCTGAACCGTTCTTTAACGCGAGAATATCTGGACGTGTTAAAAATAGCGCTAGTCGGTTTTGGCACTGACAATGTGCATGCTGCTGCAAATGTAACCGACGTTGCTATGGAGCCAGAAGAGCACTCCATGGATGGCACAACACATTCTCGTGCAGCGCAATCGGCACTGCTATCAGATATCATCAGTGACTTGGGTGCGAAACTGTTACGCAATGATGCGACCGGAAGTCATATACTAATGACACTGATGGCTGCGCTCTCTTGGCAAGATAGCGCCTGCAGCATGAAGGCGGTTAATGTAGTGGCGCCGGTGATGCGTTTCCTGGCCACAAACGAGATACAGTTAATGGACCAACACAAAGCAATGACCGCGTTCCATGCGGTTTTGCAAGGCCTCCAGGTGCACGGTATGCATGAAGCCAATCAGGCTGGACTCATAACGCTCGGTGTGCAATTCTACGAGCTGCTGCGTCCCAAATTTCCTATACTTAGCGATGTGCTACGAAATATACCAAATGTCAGTGGAGCTGATGTACATAAATTTGATGAGAAAGTGAGCGTAGCGCCCTTGAAGGGCAATAAAGTGGACAAAGCTAAGAAAGATATATTTAAGAAGATGACCGCACGCTTGGTGGGACGCAGTGTAAATCAGATGTTCTGCCGCCAAATCGAAATTCTCAATTTGCCGCCAATGCAGGCGCACGCACCTAAACCCCATACGGATATTGTTGGTATTACAGAAAATGCGGGATTGACGCAGCTATTCCGCACGGAAAAGTGA